GGACACGTGGACGCGCTGCGTGGCGCTGACGGCGAAGGCGCTGCACCCGGAGCAGCCGGAGCAGGTGGCGTGGCGGATGCTGGGCGAGCGGATGATCGACGGCTACCGCGACACGATGGTGGGCCGGGCGCTCTTGGGCGTGCTGCGGCTCATCGGGCCCAAGCGGATGCTCTTGCGCACGCAGCACAGCTTCCGCACCGGCAACAACTACACCGAGGTGCGCATCACCGAGCGCGGCGAGCGCGAGGCGGACCTGTGGCTCAACGAGCCCGGCCTGCTGCGCTACTTCAAGCAGGGCGTGATGCTGGCCACGGTGCGCGCCGCCAGCGGCCCCGCCACGCAGGTGGACGTGGTCCAGTTCGACGACGACAGCGTCACCTACCGCGTGTCCTGGGGCGCCCCCGGATCCTGAGTCCGCGCGAGGCTTCCCTCGTCGGATCCGCGACCCCGGGGCCTCTTGCTCGCACCGGGCCCCATCTGCCAGCGTGAAGGCCTGGGCGCGGTGTCCGGGCCGTGAACGGCCGCGCAAGAGGGGGCTTCATCCAATGCCGTCGAGCGAGCGCGCCAACCTGCCGCGCTGGAACGGTCATCAGCGGGGGTTCTTCGAGATCTGGTTCCTGGTGGTGCTCGACCCGGGCGGAGACCGTGCCTGGTGGTTGCGCTACACCCTGTTCACCCCCGCCCCGGGCAGCGGCGGCGAGCCTCGCGCCACGATGTGGGCGGCGGCGTTCGACTGCGCGTCGAAGGACAGGCCCGCGGTGGCGCTCAAGGCCATCCACCCGGCCTCCGCCTTCACGGCGCTGCCCTCCGGCGGCGTGCGCATCGCGGACTCGGAGCTGACGCCCGGCCACTGCCACGGACAGGTGGCCAGCGGTGGACACGCCATCGCGTGGGACCTGCGCTTCCAGGGCGGAAGCCCCGGGCCGGTGCGCCGCGAGCCGCGCGGCACCGCGCTCCTGCCCCTGCCCACGCACGTCACCCACGTGCACGACGACGTCACCTTCGAGGGCACGGTGACGGTGGACGGCGAGCGCATCGACGTGAAGGGCGCGCCCGGCCTGCAGAAGCACCTGTGGGGCCACCGGCGGCTGGAGGAGCTGACGTGGCTGTACTGCCCGCGCTTCCGCGAGGACCCGGCCGCGCGGCTGGAGGTCATGGCGGTGCGCGCGAAGCGCAAGCGGGGCCACCCCCAGCTGTCGCCCATCTACCTGCGCACGCGCGACACCGAGCACACGTTCCACGAGATGCCCCACGTGCTGCTATCGAGCGTGACGTCGCCCGCGTCCGGCGAGCTGACCTTCCGCGCCGCGTCCGCCACCGTGGCCATGGAGGGCCGCGCGTGGTGCGACCCGCGCACGCTGGTGGGCTACGCGTACCGCGACCCCACGGGCTGGGACGTGCTGGTGGCCCAGAGCGACGTGGCCCGGTGCGAGGTGCAGCTCTTCTCCCGCCCGCATCCGCTCGCGGCGTGGAGGCCCACGCAGAAGCTCACGTCCACCGTGGGCGCGCTGGAGTTCCACGGCCCGGAGCCGATGCCGGGCGTGCGCTACATCCCGTGGGACGGCACCGCGCTCGAAGCGGAGGACGCGCCCGGCGACTCCGAGGACGAACCGGCCCTGGGAACGGGCTGAAGCCAGGGACGCCTGCCCCGGCCTTCCGGGAGGGAGGGGCTCGCGGGCCCGGGCCCGTGGCGCCGTCCGCTCATCGGGGGGAGGAGCCTCCCCTGGCTGTGGAGGGGGACGGCCGTGGCCACCCTCTGGGGTGCGGCCCGACGCTCCCCCATGCCCTATCACCGGATGCTGAGACACCTCCAGTCGCTCTTCCGGGTGGAGCCCGGGAGACCGGCCCTGTGGGCGGGCATCCGGGCCGCCGTCGCCACCGCCCTGCCCCTGTGTCTGTCCTTCCTGCTCACGGTGCCCGAAGCCGGCTGGGCGGGCCTCACGGGCCTGCTCGTCACGCTCGCGGACAAGGGCGGCTCCTACCGCGTGCGGGCGCGCGTCATGGGCGCGGTGACGGTGCTGGGGTCGCTGGTCGGCATGCTCGCCGCGCCCGCGGG
This genomic stretch from Corallococcus caeni harbors:
- a CDS encoding DUF2378 family protein; translation: MATAEKLVFPTIVEGLFVRGLSGKVPFALKEQLRKEGLDLDRPLQPAYSLDTWTRCVALTAKALHPEQPEQVAWRMLGERMIDGYRDTMVGRALLGVLRLIGPKRMLLRTQHSFRTGNNYTEVRITERGEREADLWLNEPGLLRYFKQGVMLATVRAASGPATQVDVVQFDDDSVTYRVSWGAPGS